The following nucleotide sequence is from Gemmatimonadota bacterium.
CGACGTGCCGTAGAGCGATAGACCCCCCTCCAGCCGGCCGGGACCGAGCCGCCGCCAACCCCGCACGATCCCGTTGCCCAGGCGATAGTCGGCGTTGCTGCGCCAGCCTTCCTCGCGCTGGAGGCCGGCGCCGACGAGGACGCCACCGTCGTCCCCGCGCCGGCCGAGGATCAGCGAGCCTTCCGCGTCCCCGAAGCTGGTCGTGCCCAGCGCCGCCTCGACCCCGTCCGCGTCGGCGCGCGTGAAGACCTCCACCACGCCGGCCAACGCGAAGTCACCGTACAGGGGGCTCGCTCCTCCGTGGATGAGCCGCATGGAGCTCACCGACTCCGGCAGGAGCAGGTTCCAATCGGCGAAGCCCTCCACGTGACCGTGCGCAGGCAAGTTGATGGGCACGCCGTCGATGACCAGGAGGACGTCGGAGGAGTGGTCGGACGTGAAGCCGCGCAGCACGATGTTGGACGCGAAGCCGGGACCCTGTCCCTGGTCGTGCACGTCCACGCCCGTGATCTGCCGCAGCATCTGATAGGGATTCCGGGCCTGGCTGCTGCGCAGCAGCTCCGGCGCCACGAGGGTGGCGGCCACGGGCGGCGGCGCCGAGCGCTCGCGCTCGACCGTCACCTGCAAAGGCTCCATCAGGTACACGGTCGTATCCGCCCGGGCGCTGTCGGGCTCCTGCGCGGACCCCGCGGCCGGGCTCGCCAGCGCGGCCGTCAGGACGAACGGCAGGGCGCGCCTCATCGGCCCACTCCCCCGCGTGCCACCCACGGATCGGAGAAGCGGGGGTCCGATACGAAGTCGGGGTCGGTGAGGGCCCGCAGGTAGGCCTTCAGGCCCGCGCGCTCCTGGTCCGTGAGCGTGAAGCCGTTGACGAAGCCGCTCTTGTGGGGGTTTGCGCTCCCCACCCCCGCCCAGGGACCGGCCGCGATGGTGCGCCCGCCCGCCGCGTAGTGGTCGATCACCTCGTCCAGCGTGGCGATGCTACCGTCGTGCATGTAGGGCGCCGTCAGCTCGATGTTGCGCAGCGAAGGCGCCTTGAAGCGGCCCATGTCCTCCAGCCGACCGGTGAACGTGTACAGGCCGGTGTTGGGCTCCGGGTACGCGCCGTTGCCATCCAGGTTGTAGAGGCCGGTGTTGTGGAACTCGATCTCCGGCGAGCTCTTCCCTTCGAAGTCGGACGTGCCGGTGAAGAACAGCCCTCCGTGGCAGTGGAAGCATTCCAGCCGCTCGCTGAAGAACAGCGCCTGCCCCAACTGCGCCTCGGCGGAGAGCGCACCCGGCTCGCCCCGGCGCGCCCGATCCACCGGGGCGTTGCCGGAGATGAGCGTGCGCTGGAACGCGGCCAGGGCGCGCGTGATGCTCGCGAGGCTCCAGGGATCCGCCTCCGCGGAGAACGCGACCGGGAACAGCCGCTGGTAGAGCGTGTCCGCCCGCAGTCGGTCGAGCAGCTCCGCCTCGCGGCCGCTCATGCCCAGCTCCACCGGGTCCTCCCCGAACATCGGGATCAGCGCCTGCTGGGCCAGATCCTCGAGCAACGGATTGGCCCACGTCAGCACGGGCTGGTAGCCCACGTTGGCCAGGGACATCGAGTTGCGCGGGTGGCTCTGACCGGTGGAGCCGACCGCGACCGGTCGGGGATCGGAGAAGGCCAGCGCCTGGTCGTGGCACGACGCGCAACTCTGCGTCTGGTTGCCGGATAGACGCGTGTCGTAGAACAGATGCCGTCCGAGCTCCACCTTCTCGGCGGTCATGGGGTTGTCCGCGGGCACGCGCGGCGCCGGGAACCCGGCGGGCAATCC
It contains:
- a CDS encoding di-heme enzyme, with translation MSVSIPSATKGWRVAALAAALGSAAFGACGGDETLGPLFTDPGVGGSFEWGLPAGFPAPRVPADNPMTAEKVELGRHLFYDTRLSGNQTQSCASCHDQALAFSDPRPVAVGSTGQSHPRNSMSLANVGYQPVLTWANPLLEDLAQQALIPMFGEDPVELGMSGREAELLDRLRADTLYQRLFPVAFSAEADPWSLASITRALAAFQRTLISGNAPVDRARRGEPGALSAEAQLGQALFFSERLECFHCHGGLFFTGTSDFEGKSSPEIEFHNTGLYNLDGNGAYPEPNTGLYTFTGRLEDMGRFKAPSLRNIELTAPYMHDGSIATLDEVIDHYAAGGRTIAAGPWAGVGSANPHKSGFVNGFTLTDQERAGLKAYLRALTDPDFVSDPRFSDPWVARGGVGR